A single Brachionichthys hirsutus isolate HB-005 chromosome 17, CSIRO-AGI_Bhir_v1, whole genome shotgun sequence DNA region contains:
- the LOC137906545 gene encoding uncharacterized protein — protein MTELAKRTQERLYGKKNENTGADSRREPDSHSPCRKSSSRSRSRSRSRDGRTCQEDRQGSDKTAKHGYQGGEEVKEATTDSRQSPLPRYSDSQAGPSGAARPPYWTYTQEGLLSPVDPSSYPARSTMDKLRHRTLKDVQFQNPDLSACEGQGGSVSRPHCLNDISMKRPGPHGWPPKPRHAKTAAVDSVPRPPRLIQQQKAAVGKRKTGRPNVSSSKGQRGRIRPPPSAQGTKTAQNKCPSMKAATRAQKKRRNRARRRRRRLETPWSAEARTESLRCHDGQGGSASRPRRVPPLSRCVPPLSRCVPPLSRCVPPLSRCVPPLSRCVPAEQKVEEIDGDSMDMQSGSVHQMLTRGQIKLKLFNPNGKRRELGGLPRLEAPNCFRSEGFHGCHLYFHL, from the exons atgaCGGAGTTAGCAAAACGGACCCAGGAGAGGCTGTATGGAAAGAAGAATGAGAACACCGGCGCCGACAGCAGGCGGGAACCAGACTCCCACAGTCCCTGCAGGAAGTCCTCTtcaaggtccaggtccaggtccagaagCAGAGATGGACGGACGTGTCAGGAGGACCGCCAGGGCAGCGACAAAACAGCAAAGCACGGATACCAAGGTGGAGAGGAAGTGAAAGAAGCCACCACGGATTCCAGGCAGTCGCCCCTCCCCCGGTACTCTGACAGCCAGGCTGGCCCGTCCGGCGCGGCGAGACCTCCGTACTGGACCTACACCCAGGAAGGCCTCCTGTCCCCCGTGGACCCCAGCAGTTATCCTGCGCGCTCTACGATGGACAAGCTCCGTCACAGAACGCTTAAAGATGTTCAATTCCAGAATCCAGACCTGTCTGCGTGTGAGGGCCAAGGTGGATCGGTGTCCCGCCCCCACTGCCTCAATGACATCAGCATGAAGCGGCCCGGCCCCCACGGCTGGCCCCCGAAGCCACGCCACGCCAAGACGGCGGCCGTAGATTCAGTCCCTCGGCCTCCTCGCCTGATTCAACAGCAAAAAGCCGCGGTGGGAAAACGGAAGACGGGAAGGCCAAACGTGTCTTCAAGTAAAGGCCAGCGTGGACGTATCCGtccccctccctctgctcagGGCACCAAAACTGCACAGAACAAATGTCCCAGTATGAAGGCGGCCACAAGGGCACAAAAGAAAAGACGAAATCGCGCTCGTCGGAGACGAAGACGGCTGGAGACGCCGTGGAGCGCAGAAGCTAGAACAGAAAGCCTTCGTTGTCATGACGGCCAAGGTGGATCAGCGTCCCGCCCCCGCCGCGTCCCGCCGCTCAGCCGCTGCGTCCCGCCGCTCAGCCGCTGCGTCCCGCCGCTCAGCCGCTGCGTCCCGCCGCTCAGCCGCTGCGTCCCGCCGCTCAGCCGCTGCGTCCCGGCTGAGCAGAAGGTGGAGGAGATCGACGGGGACTCCATGGACATGCAGTCAGGAAGCGTTCATCAGATGCTGACCCGGGGCCAAATAAAG CTTAAGCTTTTCAACCCGAACGGGAAGCGGCGTGAACTGGGGGGGCTGCCCCGCTTGGAAGCACCGAACTGCTTCAG ATCTGAAGGCTTTCATGGATGCCATCTTTACTTCCACCTGTAG
- the LOC137906546 gene encoding group XIIB secretory phospholipase A2-like protein, whose translation MIRWALLVGLFLHAAISEEAGEPVPAPEAPGPDGPPGQDGEDWVLNSVRGSFESMGGYFDSMLEFMGGRDGVCQYRCRYGKAPLPRPGFQVPEPDGCSSYFFGLPVPDGMDLGIPAMTKCCNQLDTCYDTCGSNKYRCDSKFRWCLHSICSELKKSLGFVSKVEACETVADTLFNTVWTLGCRSYMNSQRAACYCEGEEKDEL comes from the exons ATGATCCGCTGGGCCCTTCTGGTGGGCCTTTTCCTCCACGCAGCCATCAGTGAAGAGGCTGGAGAGCCGGTCCCGGCTCCAGAAGCACCCGGCCCTGATGGACCGCCGGGGCAGGACGGAGAGGACTGGGTGCTGAACTCGGTCCGCGGCAGCTTCGAGTCCATGGGGGGCTACTTTGACTCCATGCTGGAGTTCATGGGTGGACGTGACGGAGTGTGTCAGTACCGCTGTCGATATG GGAAGGCCCCTCTTCCCCGTCCTGGATTCCAGGTGCCAGAACCCGACGGCTGCAGCTCCTACTTCTTTGGACTTCCTGTTCCAGATGGG ATGGACTTGGGCATCCCTGCGATGACCAAGTGCTGCAATCAGCTGGACACGTGCTACGACACCTGCGGCTCCAACAAGTACCGCTGCGACTCCAAGTTCCGCTGGTGCCTCCACAGCATCTGCTCCGAGCTGAAGAAGAGCCTGGGCTTCGtgtcaaaggtcgaag CTTGTGAGACGGTAGCAGACACCCTGTTCAACACCGTGTGGACTCTGGGCTGCAGGTCCTACATGAACAGCCAGAGGGCGGCGTGCTACTGcgaaggagaggagaaggacgAGCTGTAG
- the pi4k2a gene encoding phosphatidylinositol 4-kinase type 2-alpha, whose amino-acid sequence MDETSPLVSPLRDSGEFSYCPADPPSPRGLFGSTPGSVVRIASGNPGHDRDRDRERQPLLDRDRGGSPRQPHRNEFPEDPEFRDTIRKAERAIEDGIFPERIYQGSSGSYFVKDAQEKIIGVFKPKNEEPYGQLNPKWTKWLQKLCCPCCFGRDCLVLNQGYLSEAGASLVDQKLDLNIVPRTKVVYLASETFNYGAIDRVKSRGKRLALEKVPKVGQRFHRIGLPPKVGSFQVFVDGYKDADFWLRRFEADPLPENTNRQLQLQFERLVVLDYIIRNTDRGNDNWLLKYDCPMDPAGNRDTDWVLVKDPVIKLAAIDNGLAFPLKHPDSWRAYPFYWAWLSQAKVPFSQEIRELVLPKLSDPNFIKDLEEDLYELFKKDPGFDRGQFHRQVAVMRGQILNLCQALKDGKAPLQLVQMPPVMVETARAPQRANSESYTQSFQSRRPFFTWW is encoded by the exons ATGGACGAGACGAGTCCTCTTGTCTCTCCGCTTCGGGACTCGGGCGAGTTCAGCTACTGTCCGGCAga cccccccagcccccgcGGTCTGTTCGGAAGCACACCGGGCTCGGTGGTGCGGATCGCGTCGGGCAACCCGGGGCACGACCGCGACCGGGACCGGGAGAGACAGCCGCTTCTTGACCGGGACCGGGGGGGGTCGCCGCGGCAGCCGCACAGGAACGAGTTCCCGGAGGATCCCGAGTTCAGAGACACCATCCGGAAGGCCGAGCGGGCCATCGAGGACGGGATCTTCCCGGAGAGGATCTACCAGGGATCCAGCGGAAGCTATTTTGTCAAGGACGCCCAGGAG AAGATCATCGGCGTGTTCAAACCTAAGAACGAAGAACCCTACGGCCAGCTGAACCCCAAGTGGACCAAATGGCTCCAGAAGCTGTGCTGCCCCTGCTGCTTTGGCCGGGACTGTTTGGTCCTGAACCAGGGCTACCTCTCAGAGGCTGGGGCCAGTTTGGTGGACCAGAAGCTTGATCTCAACATTGTTCCCAGGACCAAG GTGGTTTACCTGGCCAGTGAGACCTTCAACTACGGCGCCATCGACAGGGTGAAGTCTCGAGGGAAGAGGCTCGCCCTGGAGAAGGTGCCCAAGGTGGGCCAGCGCTTCCACCGGATTGGCCTGCCTCCGAAG gtgggcTCCTTCCAGGTGTTTGTCGACGGGTACAAAGATGCGGATTTCTGGCTGCGGAGGTTTGAAGCAGATCCGCTGCCGGAGAACACGAACcgtcagctgcagctgcagtttgAACGGCTGGTGGTCCTCGATTACATCATCAGGAACACAg ACAGGGGCAATGACAACTGGCTGCTGAAGTACGACTGTCCCATGGACCCTGCTGGGAACAGG GACACGGACTGGGTGCTGGTGAAGGATCCCGTCATCAAGCTAGCGGCTATAGATAACGGCCTCGCCTTCCCTCTCAAGCATCCCGACTCCTGGAGAGCAT ATCCCTTCTACTGGGCGTGGCTTTCCCAGGCCAAAGTTCCTTTCTCCCAGGAAATCAGAGAGCTGGTCCTGCCCAAACTGTCCGACCCAAATTTCATCAAAGACCTGGAGGAGGATTTGTATGAATTATTTAAG aaagaccctGGCTTCGACCGAGGGCAGTTTCACAGGCAGGTAGCTGTCATGAGGGGGCAG ATCCTGAACCTGTGTCAAGCCCTGAAGGATGGTAAAGCCCCCCTGCAGTTGGTGCAGATGCCCCCCGTGATGGTTGAAACAGCTCGAGCCCCTCAGAGAGCCAACAGCGAGTCGTACACACAGAGCTTCCAGAGCAGAAGGCCCTTCTTCACCTGGTGGTAG